From uncultured Desulfobacter sp.:
AAAACAAAACCTTTCAGAAAGAAACATGGCTGGCGTATGACCATTTTTATGCGTACCGCGCTGCTAGGGTGGGGCTTGGCCATCGCCTCCCTGTTTTTTTTCATGATGATTACCGTCCCCAGGCAAAAGGAGATTTTTGTCAATATATTGGCTTCCAAAGCCAACGGTCTGGCCGCCTCCCTGCATGATGTCTCCGCAGGCGCAGCCGTTAACGAGGATTACTCCAGCGTTGTGAACGCCGCCCAGACCTTGATGAAAGGGGACCCTGATATTGATTTTTTGATCATCATAAAAAATGACGGTTTTGCCTTGGTCATTGAGCAGAAAAAATGGGAAGTTGCCCAGTTGAAAGATTCTCACTTTATCAGAGAGGCGCGTAAAACCTCATGGGAGGTTGAGTTAAGCCCCCTGTTTCAGCGACGTCTTTTCCATTTTGCCCAGCCCTTTGATTATTCAGGTATCCAATGGGGCTGGATTCACGTGGGCCTCTCCCTTGACGAGTATGATAAAAGTGTTTCAGGTTTGTACAAAAGTACCGCGCTTCTTGCACTGATCTGTATTCTCATCAGCCTTTTGGGTTCTTTTGGTTATGCACGGCAGATTGTCCAGCCGATCCTGACGCTTCAATCTCTGGTCCAGAAAATTGCCGGCGGGGATCTGTCTGTCAGGGCAGATGCGGATGGAAATGATGAGCTCGGGACGTTGGCCGGTTCTGTAAACACCATGGCAGATGCCTTGTTGAAAAGAAATAAGATTCTGGAAAGTGTTCGGTTTGCCGCCTATCATTTTTTACAGGGTCAAACCTGGAACGCCAGTGTCGTAAAGGTCCTTGAGGACATTGGGAACGCTGCCGATATCAGCAGGGCTGCGTTTTATGAAGTTGTCACGGATAATTCCGGTGTTTTTTGCGCAAAAAAGCGTTATGATTGGGCTGCCCCCGGCATATCACCGGGGCTGGCAGATCCGGAATACAAAATGATCCGTTTTGAAAAATGGGGAGTGGCGCACTGGATTGACACACTTGCACAAGGCCGGCTCCTGTCCATTTCTCAGCAGGACTGCAGCGTGGCTGAGCAGATTATTTTTCAGTATCGAAAAATTGAATCTTTAATTCTTATTCCTGTATTTGTGGAGAGCAACTGGTGGGGAATTCTCGCCCTTGAAGACTGCAGTGAGATACGAGAATGGACAGCAGCGGAGACCAGTTGTTTTAGCGCCCTGGCTGACATGCTTGGGGCGACCGTTGCCAGGCAGCGATTTCAAAAAGATTTGATCATGGCCAGGGACAACCTTGAGGCCCAGGTGAAGCAGCGAACCCGGGAACTTGAAAATCAGGTCCAGGCCAAGGAAAAAGCCTTGTCCGACCTCTCCGTTGCCCAGACGTCGCTGGTGGAGGCTTCCAGGGCTGCGGGCATGGCCGAGGTCGCCACGGGCGTACTTCACAATGTCGGCAATGTGCTCAACAGCGTCAACGTGTCCGCTACCCTGATTTCGGATACGCTTCGTGAATCCAGGGCCGGCAACGTGTTGAAAATTGCCCGGATGATGGACCTGCCCCCTGAAGATCTGGCCCTGTTTTTAACCCGGGACCCGAAGGGGCAGCAGATCCCAAAATATCTCATATCCCTTGGCAAGGTCCTTTCAGACGAACATGTCCGGCTGTCCAGTGAAACAAAAGAATTAGCCGGCCGTATTGAGCACATCAAGGAGATCGTTGCCATGCAACAGAATTATGGCCGGGTCTTAGGGATCAGTGAAACCATTGCCCCTGAAAAATTGATGGAGGATGCCCTGATGCTGAATCAAGGAGCTCTAGTCCGTCATAATGTTATTGTTAAAAAAGAGTATGAAAAGATTTCCCCTGTGGTGGTGGACAAACACAAGGTTCTGCAAATTTTGTTAAATTTTATTAATAATGCAAAATATGCCTGCTCGGACAGCGGCAAGGCGGAAAACGTCATTACTTTGGGGATATACAAAGGGCAAGGCGATAAAGTCTGCCTGTCCGTGGCGGACAACGGGATTGGAATAAAATCTGAAAATTTAACCCGTATTTTTGGGCATGGTTTTACAACCCGTAAATCCGGACACGGATTTGGCCTGCATTCCGGAGCCCTGGCAGCAAAGGAAATGGGAGGGCGCCTTTTGGTTGACAGCAAAGGCCTGGGACAAGGTGCCGTCTTCACACTTGAACTGCCGGCAGAGCCTGGAAAGGCCGCATCATGACAAAAACAGGAGACATTATGAACACCCAGGAAAAAAAATCCAGTCACCGCATTCTTGTGATTGACGATAATACTGCCATTCACGCAGATTTTCGAAAGATCCTTGGCAGTGTGTCAGAAACAAACAGTGAACTGGATAATATGGAATCCTTTCTGTTTGACACTGAAACCGACCATAACCGGAATAGTGATGTCCAATTTGAGATCGAATATGCCTCCCAGGGTCAGGAGGGCCTGGACCTAGTGCGAAAGGCCAATGAGGCGGGAAATCCTTTTTCTCTGGCTTTTGTCGACGGACGCATGCCCCCGGGCTGGGACGGGATTGAGACCATCAGCCACCTGTGGAAGGAGAGCCCTGAGTTGCAGGTGGTGCTTTGCACGGCTTACGCCGACTATTCCTGGTCGGAGATTCAAAAGGTCCTGGGAGAAAGCGACAGTCTTCTAATTCTTAAAAAACCGTTTGACAACGTGGAAGTGCTTCAGATGGCCCATGCCCTGACTCGAAAATGGGAGTTAAACCGGGAAATAAAAGGTCGGCTGAATAAACTGGCCTTTTATGACGATCTGACAGGATTGCCCAACCGGGCTCTTTTTCTGGACAGGCTCAATGGAGCGATTAATCAACATCTGAGGAATAAGCAAAGGGGAGCGCTACTCTTCATTGATCTGGACGACTTTAAACGAATTAATGACACCCTGGGTCACAGCGTAGGGGATGAACTGCTCAAAATTATGGCTGACCGTCTTATCGAGAGTCTACGTCTATCTGATACGGTTTCCCGGTCAGTCAAGGACCGCACTGCGGCACGGCTGGGCGGGGATGAATTTACAGTGCTGCTGCCTGAAATCAATGATCTGGATACGGCGGCTGTCGTTTCCCAGCGTATTGTTGAACATGTGAGAATGCCGGTTTCCATTGGGAAAAATGAATTCATGGTAACCCCAAGCATCGGCATTGCTATTTTCCCGGATGACGGGGACACTGTGGAAACTTTATTGAAAAATGCGGACCTGGCCATGTATTTTGCGAAGAGAAGCCACGGCCAGGGAAGTTTTAAGTATTTCCAGGAATCCATGAATGATGCAGCTTTAAAGCGGCTAACCATAGAGAATCAGCTGCGTCAGGCAATCAACAGGGATGAGCTGCATTTGTTTTATCAACCCCAGGTAGATCTTCCTTCAGGTGAACTGATCGGTATGGAGGCCCTGCTACGCTGGGACAATCATGTTCTTGGCAGTGTCTCGCCTGTGGAGTTTATTCCCATTGCCGAAGCGTGTGGTCTGATTATTCCCATAGGGGAATGGGTTATGCGGACCGCATGTACACAGATGTGCCGATGGATCGAAAGCGGGCTGTCCATCAAACGGGTTGCTGTCAATGTATCTGTTAATCAGTTTACCCATCCTGACTTTTTGGCTGTGGTGGAAAAAATTCTTGACGAGACGGGCATGCCGGCCAACCATCTTGAAATCGAAATTACCGAGAGTCTTTTTGCCCAGAATATGGATAAAATTTCGTATATTCTTAATGCACTGCACGATAAAGGTATTGGTGTGTCAGTGGATGATTTCGGTACCGGATACTCCAGTCTCAGCCGCCTTAAGGATATGCCCATAGATTGTCTTAAAATTGACCGGTCTTTTATATTGGGGATAGATTCCATAAAAAATGATCGGTCCATTATCGCAGCCATTATGTCAATGGCTAAGGGCATGGATATTAGAGTTATTGCCGAAGGTATAGATAACGACCGGCAACTTGATTTTATGGTGAATAAAGAATGCACAGAGGCCCAGGGCTTTCTGTTCAGCCGGCCCCTGCCCCCTGAAAAAATAGAGGCAATTTTGAAAAAAGGCGATCAGAAAATAACATTTCCCCAGGAAAAGGATTGACCCAAATATTAAAAGCCTGTTTAAAAACATTCAAATGAGGGATTAATCCATGATAAAAAGTGATTCATTCTCACAGGGCTTTGGACTGCTATTTTTGTTGCGGTTCAAGCTCTTTTCTTTGGTG
This genomic window contains:
- a CDS encoding EAL domain-containing protein; protein product: MNTQEKKSSHRILVIDDNTAIHADFRKILGSVSETNSELDNMESFLFDTETDHNRNSDVQFEIEYASQGQEGLDLVRKANEAGNPFSLAFVDGRMPPGWDGIETISHLWKESPELQVVLCTAYADYSWSEIQKVLGESDSLLILKKPFDNVEVLQMAHALTRKWELNREIKGRLNKLAFYDDLTGLPNRALFLDRLNGAINQHLRNKQRGALLFIDLDDFKRINDTLGHSVGDELLKIMADRLIESLRLSDTVSRSVKDRTAARLGGDEFTVLLPEINDLDTAAVVSQRIVEHVRMPVSIGKNEFMVTPSIGIAIFPDDGDTVETLLKNADLAMYFAKRSHGQGSFKYFQESMNDAALKRLTIENQLRQAINRDELHLFYQPQVDLPSGELIGMEALLRWDNHVLGSVSPVEFIPIAEACGLIIPIGEWVMRTACTQMCRWIESGLSIKRVAVNVSVNQFTHPDFLAVVEKILDETGMPANHLEIEITESLFAQNMDKISYILNALHDKGIGVSVDDFGTGYSSLSRLKDMPIDCLKIDRSFILGIDSIKNDRSIIAAIMSMAKGMDIRVIAEGIDNDRQLDFMVNKECTEAQGFLFSRPLPPEKIEAILKKGDQKITFPQEKD
- a CDS encoding ATP-binding protein yields the protein MTVIKNKTKPFRKKHGWRMTIFMRTALLGWGLAIASLFFFMMITVPRQKEIFVNILASKANGLAASLHDVSAGAAVNEDYSSVVNAAQTLMKGDPDIDFLIIIKNDGFALVIEQKKWEVAQLKDSHFIREARKTSWEVELSPLFQRRLFHFAQPFDYSGIQWGWIHVGLSLDEYDKSVSGLYKSTALLALICILISLLGSFGYARQIVQPILTLQSLVQKIAGGDLSVRADADGNDELGTLAGSVNTMADALLKRNKILESVRFAAYHFLQGQTWNASVVKVLEDIGNAADISRAAFYEVVTDNSGVFCAKKRYDWAAPGISPGLADPEYKMIRFEKWGVAHWIDTLAQGRLLSISQQDCSVAEQIIFQYRKIESLILIPVFVESNWWGILALEDCSEIREWTAAETSCFSALADMLGATVARQRFQKDLIMARDNLEAQVKQRTRELENQVQAKEKALSDLSVAQTSLVEASRAAGMAEVATGVLHNVGNVLNSVNVSATLISDTLRESRAGNVLKIARMMDLPPEDLALFLTRDPKGQQIPKYLISLGKVLSDEHVRLSSETKELAGRIEHIKEIVAMQQNYGRVLGISETIAPEKLMEDALMLNQGALVRHNVIVKKEYEKISPVVVDKHKVLQILLNFINNAKYACSDSGKAENVITLGIYKGQGDKVCLSVADNGIGIKSENLTRIFGHGFTTRKSGHGFGLHSGALAAKEMGGRLLVDSKGLGQGAVFTLELPAEPGKAAS